A window of the Streptomyces griseochromogenes genome harbors these coding sequences:
- a CDS encoding DUF5685 family protein — MFGIVRPCGHRLGESLKAQWMAHLCGLCLALRKDHGQLARIVTNYDGLLISVLTEAQAGAVSGSRRTAGPCALRGMRTASVAQGEGARLAAAVSLVLASAKVRDHVADRDGLLARRPVAAAARRVAASWGRAGAHSGSAVGFDTDVLVDAVDRQLGIETLAGPGTPILTVTEPTETATAAAFAHTAVLAGRPANAEPLAEAGRLFGRLAHLLDAVEDREADARSGAWNPLTATGTSPTEARRLAEDALHGIRLALREAEFTDGKLVHLLLAHELRRSVDRAFGPVEHHPPKSRGFLPGCGMFLVLCCSCQMCCADEYEGPWSRKKREGCCNDCDCDCPCDGCDGCDGCDGCDCCCPCDGC, encoded by the coding sequence GTGTTCGGAATCGTCAGGCCGTGCGGTCACCGGCTCGGAGAGAGTCTCAAGGCCCAATGGATGGCGCACTTGTGCGGGCTGTGTCTCGCGCTGCGCAAGGATCACGGGCAGTTGGCGCGGATCGTCACCAACTATGACGGGCTTCTCATATCGGTTCTGACGGAGGCTCAGGCCGGAGCGGTGAGCGGTTCCAGACGTACGGCCGGGCCGTGCGCGCTGCGCGGGATGCGTACGGCGTCCGTCGCGCAGGGCGAGGGGGCGCGGCTCGCCGCCGCCGTCTCGCTGGTGCTCGCCTCCGCCAAGGTGCGCGACCATGTCGCCGACCGGGACGGGCTGCTGGCACGCAGGCCGGTCGCGGCCGCGGCGCGCCGAGTCGCCGCGAGCTGGGGGCGGGCCGGGGCGCACAGCGGATCGGCGGTCGGCTTCGACACCGACGTCCTCGTCGACGCCGTCGACCGGCAGCTCGGCATCGAGACCCTGGCCGGGCCCGGCACGCCGATCCTGACGGTCACCGAGCCCACCGAGACGGCCACCGCGGCCGCCTTCGCGCACACCGCGGTACTGGCCGGGCGGCCCGCCAACGCCGAGCCGCTCGCCGAGGCAGGCCGCCTCTTCGGCCGGCTCGCGCACCTCCTGGACGCCGTCGAGGACAGAGAGGCCGACGCGCGTTCGGGTGCGTGGAATCCGCTCACCGCGACCGGTACGTCTCCGACCGAGGCGCGCCGGCTCGCCGAGGACGCCCTGCACGGCATCCGGCTCGCCCTGCGGGAGGCCGAGTTCACCGACGGCAAGCTCGTTCATCTCCTGCTCGCGCACGAGCTGCGGCGCTCGGTGGACCGGGCGTTCGGCCCCGTCGAGCACCATCCGCCGAAGTCCCGTGGATTTCTGCCCGGCTGCGGGATGTTCCTGGTGCTGTGCTGCAGCTGCCAGATGTGCTGCGCGGACGAGTACGAGGGGCCGTGGTCCCGCAAGAAGCGGGAAGGGTGCTGCAACGACTGCGACTGCGACTGCCCTTGCGATGGGTGCGACGGCTGCGACGGCTGCGATGGGTGTGACTGTTGCTGCCCTTGTGATGGTTGCTGA